The following are encoded together in the Robertmurraya sp. FSL R5-0851 genome:
- a CDS encoding RAxF-45 family protein, which translates to MKNAVLMRGFWMDYTYIVRAIFAGFANNGRSLPFFSNSIAN; encoded by the coding sequence ATGAAAAATGCTGTTTTGATGCGCGGATTCTGGATGGACTATACGTATATCGTCCGTGCAATTTTTGCTGGTTTTGCAAACAACGGGAGAAGTCTGCCCTTTTTTAGCAATTCCATAGCAAACTAA
- a CDS encoding oligosaccharide flippase family protein has product MSAFMKGTLLLVVATFMGECVEFIANMVLAKELGEHGLGLYMQILPTIFLIIMLASFEMPVSISKFIAEKDARYHQSMLQHVIKLTIIFTSVLLAAVTIILPYISTFDTYHPLLRWLVILLIPMISFSSIARGYFMGKQQMSKIASTQLVRKLVQLGLLVFLFQLFEFQTDTAILIAFCTFVGSEFVIVLYLIHTFFIQYHELKRRPREALPNQEVRKSLMAVSIPTTGLRIFHSLTHAVQPFIIKMALVHAGVSEQAATEQFGMLTGVAMTIGFFPAFIGHSLLIMLIPTVSKAYAIGDFNRLQRLLQQVLKGTALYGIPAMLVCYFFAEPLTSMFFESSVASGYLQILWPYFLLHFFVIPMQAYLIGLGLMKDAFYHTVWSSIIQFTIMYVLGSLRDFQMEGVLIGLNTGALLLTLMHYITICKKIGISHFSLKKLAEENH; this is encoded by the coding sequence ATGAGTGCATTTATGAAAGGAACATTATTGTTGGTTGTCGCCACCTTTATGGGTGAGTGTGTAGAGTTTATTGCGAATATGGTACTAGCTAAGGAGTTAGGGGAGCATGGGCTTGGCTTATATATGCAAATTTTGCCGACCATTTTCCTAATTATTATGCTAGCAAGCTTTGAGATGCCCGTTTCGATTTCTAAGTTTATTGCGGAAAAAGATGCCCGCTATCACCAAAGCATGCTTCAGCATGTGATTAAGCTAACAATTATTTTCACTTCCGTCCTACTTGCTGCTGTCACGATCATTCTCCCGTATATATCGACATTTGACACGTATCATCCGCTCTTGCGCTGGCTCGTTATCCTACTGATTCCGATGATTTCATTCTCTTCCATCGCTCGTGGGTATTTTATGGGAAAACAGCAAATGAGCAAGATTGCATCGACACAGCTGGTACGAAAGCTTGTGCAGCTTGGTTTGCTCGTCTTTCTCTTCCAATTGTTCGAATTCCAGACGGATACGGCCATTCTTATTGCCTTTTGTACATTTGTTGGGAGCGAGTTTGTCATCGTCCTCTATTTAATCCATACGTTTTTTATTCAGTATCATGAGCTAAAAAGAAGGCCGAGAGAGGCCCTCCCTAATCAAGAGGTAAGAAAGAGCTTGATGGCCGTATCCATTCCAACAACAGGACTTCGGATTTTTCACTCATTAACTCATGCGGTACAACCCTTTATTATAAAAATGGCTCTTGTACATGCAGGGGTGAGCGAGCAGGCAGCAACGGAACAATTTGGAATGCTCACTGGTGTAGCGATGACAATTGGGTTTTTCCCAGCTTTTATTGGTCATTCTTTGTTGATCATGCTGATACCGACTGTTTCTAAAGCGTATGCAATTGGAGACTTTAACCGGCTCCAACGACTGTTGCAGCAGGTGCTAAAAGGGACGGCATTGTACGGAATACCAGCTATGCTCGTCTGTTACTTTTTTGCTGAACCACTTACAAGTATGTTTTTTGAGTCGTCGGTCGCTTCCGGATATTTGCAAATCCTCTGGCCATACTTTTTGCTTCATTTCTTTGTCATCCCGATGCAGGCTTACTTGATTGGGCTCGGTCTGATGAAGGATGCGTTTTATCATACGGTATGGTCATCCATTATCCAGTTTACCATTATGTACGTGCTTGGCTCACTCCGCGACTTTCAGATGGAGGGGGTTCTAATTGGTCTGAACACAGGGGCTCTGTTGCTCACACTTATGCATTATATAACGATTTGTAAAAAGATCGGTATCTCTCATTTCTCTCTAAAAAAACTGGCGGAAGAAAATCATTAA
- a CDS encoding DUF1284 domain-containing protein, translating into MEEEKVLRGHHLLCVHGFRGRGYSPTFVERMTEIVGKVRNDHDDFMIKTVAAFDDACMACPHRGNTKCEASAGSNEHVLSMDEKVLSHLGLEKEKTYLKSHLVALTASKVTPDDLDYLCKGCSWLPYGVCKEGIEELRKKINDFY; encoded by the coding sequence ATGGAAGAAGAAAAGGTGTTAAGAGGGCATCATCTCCTCTGTGTTCATGGTTTCAGAGGAAGGGGCTATAGTCCAACATTTGTTGAAAGAATGACGGAAATAGTAGGAAAAGTAAGAAATGATCATGATGACTTTATGATAAAAACGGTAGCGGCCTTTGATGATGCATGTATGGCTTGTCCCCATCGAGGGAACACAAAATGTGAGGCCAGTGCAGGATCTAATGAGCATGTTTTGTCTATGGATGAAAAAGTTCTATCCCATTTAGGATTAGAGAAAGAGAAGACTTACTTGAAGTCACATCTAGTCGCCTTAACAGCTTCCAAAGTCACTCCTGACGATTTGGATTATCTTTGTAAAGGATGCTCTTGGCTACCATATGGGGTTTGCAAAGAAGGGATAGAAGAGCTTCGAAAAAAAATAAATGATTTCTACTAA
- a CDS encoding cold-shock protein yields MEKGKVKWFNAEKGFGFIEREGGDDVFVHFSAIQGEGFKTLEEGQEVTFDVEQGQRGAQAANVNKA; encoded by the coding sequence ATGGAAAAAGGTAAAGTAAAATGGTTTAACGCAGAAAAAGGTTTTGGATTCATCGAGCGCGAAGGTGGAGACGATGTATTCGTTCACTTCTCAGCTATCCAAGGCGAAGGCTTCAAGACTTTAGAAGAAGGTCAAGAAGTTACTTTTGACGTAGAACAAGGACAACGTGGAGCACAAGCTGCTAACGTAAACAAAGCTTAA
- a CDS encoding SDR family NAD(P)-dependent oxidoreductase, whose amino-acid sequence MKKALVLGATGGMGFALVEELVSRGIETIALARSSDKLALFKHDWGSLAKIKVGDVLNEQHLGEAVKQVDLVFHSINIPYEKWNPGLFQILEAVLTQCSKHKKPLIYVDNIYSYGRQSSPVTEQTSRHPHTKKGNIRLQLQSKIQTSKVPYIIAYFPDFYGPKAESTILHYTFKQMLKKQSAGFVGDTTLQREFIYTKDGAKALVELALRDDSYNQDWNISGVGTISGEEIAKIASHFLDKPVKVKMIGRRMIAALGLLNPSMREVTEMMYLNESPVILDGSKYETLIGPLPKTPYQVGIVENLKELAKK is encoded by the coding sequence ATGAAAAAAGCATTGGTATTAGGTGCAACTGGCGGCATGGGATTTGCTTTAGTAGAAGAACTTGTTAGTAGAGGAATCGAAACGATTGCCTTGGCGCGTTCTTCTGATAAACTAGCTCTTTTCAAGCATGATTGGGGTTCGTTAGCAAAGATCAAGGTTGGCGACGTGTTGAATGAGCAACACTTAGGTGAGGCAGTGAAACAGGTGGATCTCGTATTTCACTCTATCAATATTCCTTATGAAAAATGGAATCCTGGCTTATTTCAGATTCTTGAAGCTGTTCTTACTCAGTGTTCCAAACACAAAAAACCCCTCATTTACGTTGATAATATTTATTCTTACGGCAGACAATCATCACCGGTTACAGAACAAACCTCTAGACATCCACATACGAAAAAAGGAAACATTCGCTTACAGCTGCAAAGCAAAATTCAAACATCAAAAGTTCCTTACATCATTGCCTACTTCCCAGATTTCTATGGACCTAAAGCAGAGAGTACCATCCTTCATTACACCTTTAAGCAAATGCTAAAAAAGCAATCAGCTGGTTTTGTTGGAGACACGACCCTTCAACGTGAATTTATTTATACGAAGGACGGTGCAAAAGCGCTTGTCGAACTTGCCTTAAGAGACGACAGTTACAATCAGGATTGGAATATTTCTGGTGTGGGCACGATTTCTGGAGAAGAAATTGCGAAGATTGCCTCTCATTTTCTTGATAAACCTGTGAAGGTAAAAATGATTGGCCGACGGATGATTGCGGCTCTCGGTCTATTAAATCCTTCTATGAGAGAAGTGACAGAGATGATGTACTTAAATGAATCACCTGTCATCCTTGATGGATCCAAGTACGAAACGCTTATTGGACCACTTCCAAAAACACCCTATCAAGTTGGCATTGTCGAAAACTTAAAAGAGTTGGCCAAAAAATAG
- a CDS encoding TetR family transcriptional regulator: MSPRKPAQDELTKEAIIHVARELFVTSGYPSFSMRKLAKELGCSHGAIYYHFKNKAELFYGIVTQDFLTLDQVLEEVLSTPTNSNEEKLYLILFEYIRFGLTHQPQYEVMFLIKDEEIKGYLLEAPNKSYLHFANAVASLATKRLSPKEIWSLFIGIHGFVTHYCRTETTFEDVKPLAKSHVEFLLKALK; this comes from the coding sequence TTGTCTCCTAGAAAACCTGCACAAGACGAACTAACCAAAGAAGCGATTATCCATGTTGCTCGTGAATTATTTGTAACTAGTGGCTATCCTTCTTTTTCAATGAGGAAGTTGGCAAAAGAGCTTGGATGTAGCCATGGGGCGATCTACTACCATTTTAAAAATAAAGCGGAGCTTTTTTATGGGATTGTCACTCAAGATTTCCTTACTCTTGATCAAGTACTTGAAGAGGTGCTTTCCACTCCAACTAACTCTAATGAGGAAAAATTGTATTTGATTCTTTTCGAGTACATCCGTTTCGGCCTAACCCATCAGCCTCAATATGAAGTCATGTTTCTGATTAAGGATGAGGAGATTAAAGGCTATCTGCTAGAGGCTCCTAATAAAAGCTATTTGCATTTTGCCAATGCGGTTGCTAGCCTTGCAACCAAGCGACTTTCACCAAAGGAGATATGGTCCTTATTTATTGGGATCCATGGGTTTGTCACGCATTACTGCCGAACCGAAACCACCTTTGAGGACGTGAAACCACTAGCCAAATCACATGTGGAGTTTCTATTAAAAGCATTAAAATAA
- a CDS encoding Gfo/Idh/MocA family protein, protein MIRFGVIGTNWITESFLQAANELPSFQLTSVYSRSEEKAKEFGEKYQATHFFTNLEEMAKSEHLDAVYIASPNSLHAEQAILLLKHGKHVICEKAIASNKVELEQMIQTAKENNVLLMEALKSTFVPNFAVIQENLEKVGQVRRVFASYCQYSSRYDAYRSGTILNAFDPTFSNGALMDIGVYCIYPVVALFGKPLSVKASGVLLESGVDGEGSILLTYKNMDAVLMYSKITSSSIPSEIQGEDGNLVIDKVNTPEKVILEYRNGEKVDLSVPQKVNSMYYEAKEFIELIEKGETESNINTYENSLVTMEIMDEVRKQIGVKFPADNKGL, encoded by the coding sequence ATGATACGCTTTGGTGTAATAGGAACAAACTGGATTACCGAATCATTTTTACAGGCGGCAAATGAACTGCCAAGTTTTCAATTAACGTCCGTATATTCACGGTCAGAAGAGAAGGCGAAGGAATTCGGGGAGAAATACCAGGCTACGCATTTCTTTACAAACCTAGAGGAAATGGCAAAAAGTGAACATCTGGATGCGGTGTATATTGCTAGTCCGAACTCTTTGCACGCAGAACAAGCGATTTTATTATTAAAGCATGGAAAGCATGTTATTTGTGAAAAAGCGATTGCCTCGAACAAAGTGGAATTGGAACAAATGATTCAAACAGCGAAGGAAAACAATGTTCTTTTAATGGAAGCATTAAAATCTACCTTTGTTCCAAACTTTGCTGTGATTCAGGAGAATCTAGAGAAAGTCGGTCAGGTACGACGTGTATTTGCAAGCTATTGCCAGTATTCTTCTCGTTATGATGCCTATCGAAGTGGAACGATTTTAAATGCCTTTGACCCTACTTTTTCGAATGGGGCATTGATGGATATTGGTGTGTATTGTATTTACCCAGTCGTGGCACTATTCGGGAAGCCCTTATCCGTTAAAGCATCTGGTGTCTTGCTGGAATCTGGTGTGGATGGAGAAGGGAGTATTCTTTTAACTTATAAAAATATGGATGCGGTGTTAATGTACTCAAAAATCACGAGTTCTAGCATTCCTTCTGAAATTCAAGGGGAAGACGGAAATTTAGTGATCGATAAAGTGAACACGCCAGAAAAGGTTATACTCGAATACCGAAATGGAGAAAAAGTAGACCTTTCCGTTCCACAAAAAGTAAATTCAATGTATTATGAAGCAAAGGAATTCATTGAACTAATTGAAAAAGGCGAGACGGAATCAAATATTAATACATACGAAAACTCCTTAGTAACGATGGAAATTATGGATGAAGTGCGCAAGCAAATTGGTGTAAAATTCCCAGCGGATAATAAGGGATTATAA
- a CDS encoding YckD family protein produces the protein MKKFVGVMAACLLSMSIFGATSSFAEVEKPEDANNTQEVKLTDAQKAELAKLHKGILEQKKQLIQKYAEFGVIPKEKADKMIQRYEEHYKMLEENGFIFKGPHGGSDRGPHGGSDRGPHHQHKSEE, from the coding sequence ATGAAGAAATTTGTTGGAGTCATGGCTGCATGCTTGCTTTCGATGTCTATCTTTGGTGCCACGTCTTCTTTTGCTGAAGTGGAAAAACCTGAAGATGCTAACAACACCCAAGAAGTGAAATTAACTGACGCTCAAAAGGCAGAACTCGCTAAATTACATAAAGGTATTTTGGAGCAGAAAAAACAACTGATTCAAAAATACGCTGAATTTGGCGTGATCCCGAAGGAAAAAGCGGACAAAATGATTCAGCGCTATGAAGAGCATTACAAAATGCTTGAAGAGAATGGCTTTATTTTTAAAGGACCACACGGTGGATCCGACCGCGGACCACACGGTGGATCCGACCGCGGACCACATCACCAACACAAAAGCGAAGAATAA
- the queF gene encoding preQ(1) synthase: MSGRKDEELEGVTLLGNQGTKYLFEYSPSILEAFDNKHPNRDYFVKFNCPEFTSLCPKTGQPDFATIYISYIPDQKMVESKSLKLYLFSFRNHGDFHEDCMNIIMNDLIELMDPRYIEVWGKFTPRGGISIDPYTNYGKPGTKYEEMAHYRLMNHDLNPETIDNR, from the coding sequence ATGAGTGGAAGAAAAGATGAAGAATTAGAAGGCGTAACTTTATTAGGAAATCAAGGGACGAAGTACTTGTTTGAGTATTCTCCTAGCATTCTGGAGGCGTTTGATAACAAGCACCCGAATCGCGATTATTTTGTAAAATTTAACTGTCCGGAGTTTACTAGCCTTTGTCCAAAAACAGGTCAGCCAGACTTCGCAACGATTTACATTAGCTATATTCCTGATCAGAAAATGGTAGAAAGCAAGTCATTAAAGTTATACCTGTTTAGCTTTAGAAATCATGGAGATTTTCATGAGGATTGCATGAACATTATTATGAACGATTTAATTGAGTTAATGGATCCGCGCTATATTGAGGTATGGGGTAAATTTACTCCTAGAGGTGGAATTTCCATTGATCCATACACAAATTACGGCAAGCCAGGTACGAAATACGAAGAAATGGCCCATTATCGCTTAATGAATCATGACTTGAATCCAGAGACGATTGATAATCGCTAA